Proteins encoded by one window of Vitis riparia cultivar Riparia Gloire de Montpellier isolate 1030 chromosome 11, EGFV_Vit.rip_1.0, whole genome shotgun sequence:
- the LOC117925489 gene encoding auxin-responsive protein IAA9-like isoform X1, which yields MELQLGLALPTSPVNDFDLNCHVSDPTEAASSDLCGRGDDMISGRSNKKRGFIEAFELPPQTLPLLLWNDHPNDDDDDDDRQGVENSSFIAKKNDDGYCIVGWPPIKFRRKKICSDNRDDNDRTVLQNGSARAGVGGGVKPNSKYVKVKMVGVGIARKIDLSRHHSYQTLTNTLINMFGKCQQDAQSFKLAYQDREGDWLLAGDVPWRTFIQSVERLKILRIGG from the exons ATGGAGCTTCAACTTGGCCTCGCTCTCCCAACCTCGCCCGTCAATGACTTCGATCTTAACTGCCATGTCTCCGACCCCACGGAGGCGGCTTCTTCAGACCTTTGCGGCCGTGGAGATGATATGATCAGCGGCAGGAGCAACAAAAAACGTGGGTTCATTGAAGCCTTTGAGCTCCCACCTCAGACGTTGCCTCTTCTTCTTTGGAACGATCACCCGAACGACGACGACGACGATGATGATCGTCAAGGAGTGGAGAACAGCTCCTTCATTGCTAAAAA AAATGATGATGGATATTGTATTGTGGGTTGGCCGCCGATCAAATTCCGGAGGAAGAAGATTTGTTCCGACAACAGAGACGACAATGACCGGACAGTACTGCAGAATGGCAGCGCCAGAGCCGGCGTCGGCGGCGGTGTAAAGCCCAACTCCAAGTACGTGAAAGTGAAGATGGTGGGAGTGGGAATAGCTAGGAAGATTGACTTGAGCCGCCATCACTCATACCAAACGCTTACAAACACCTTGATCAACATGTTTGGCAAGT GCCAACAAGATGCACAGAGCTTTAAACTCGCCTATCAGGATAGAGAAGGAGACTGGCTGCTTGCAGGAGATGTGCCCTGGAG AACATTCATTCAGTCGGTGGAGCGTCTGAAAATACTAAGGATTGGCGGTTAA
- the LOC117925489 gene encoding auxin-responsive protein IAA9-like isoform X2 gives MELQLGLALPTSPVNDFDLNCHVSDPTEAASSDLCGRGDDMISGRSNKKRGFIEAFELPPQTLPLLLWNDHPNDDDDDDDRQGVENSSFIAKKKKICSDNRDDNDRTVLQNGSARAGVGGGVKPNSKYVKVKMVGVGIARKIDLSRHHSYQTLTNTLINMFGKCQQDAQSFKLAYQDREGDWLLAGDVPWRTFIQSVERLKILRIGG, from the exons ATGGAGCTTCAACTTGGCCTCGCTCTCCCAACCTCGCCCGTCAATGACTTCGATCTTAACTGCCATGTCTCCGACCCCACGGAGGCGGCTTCTTCAGACCTTTGCGGCCGTGGAGATGATATGATCAGCGGCAGGAGCAACAAAAAACGTGGGTTCATTGAAGCCTTTGAGCTCCCACCTCAGACGTTGCCTCTTCTTCTTTGGAACGATCACCCGAACGACGACGACGACGATGATGATCGTCAAGGAGTGGAGAACAGCTCCTTCATTGCTAAAAA GAAGAAGATTTGTTCCGACAACAGAGACGACAATGACCGGACAGTACTGCAGAATGGCAGCGCCAGAGCCGGCGTCGGCGGCGGTGTAAAGCCCAACTCCAAGTACGTGAAAGTGAAGATGGTGGGAGTGGGAATAGCTAGGAAGATTGACTTGAGCCGCCATCACTCATACCAAACGCTTACAAACACCTTGATCAACATGTTTGGCAAGT GCCAACAAGATGCACAGAGCTTTAAACTCGCCTATCAGGATAGAGAAGGAGACTGGCTGCTTGCAGGAGATGTGCCCTGGAG AACATTCATTCAGTCGGTGGAGCGTCTGAAAATACTAAGGATTGGCGGTTAA
- the LOC117924491 gene encoding beta-1,4-mannosyl-glycoprotein 4-beta-N-acetylglucosaminyltransferase, whose product MATRPTRITTRRAPPKFLFLLLLILVPICVIGIFTHGQKISYFFRPLWDNPPPPFIRVPHYYAENVSMDHLCRLHGWSLRSEPRRVFDAIIFSNELDMLEVRWRELHPYVSKFVILESNTTFTGIPKPLFFASNRARFAFAEDKIAHGVFSGRAADRGSHKDPFVLESEQRGAMNGLLHRTGISNGDLLIMSDTDEIPSPHTIKLLQWCDEVPPVLHLELRHYMYSFEFPVDYSSWRASAHIYGPWTQYRHSRLTNIILSDAGWHCSFCFRYIREFVFKMTAYSHADRVKRSDFLKHSRIQKLICQGDDLFDMLPEEYSFSELIKKMGSIPRSASAVNLPAYLIENAVKYRFLLPGGCIRPSE is encoded by the coding sequence ATGGCCACACGACCCACACGCATCACCACCAGACGAGCACCACCTaagtttctttttctcctaCTGCTGATACTTGTGCCCATTTGTGTGATTGGAATCTTCACTCATGGCCAGAAAATCTCCTACTTTTTTCGACCTCTATGGGATaacccccctccccccttcATACGTGTTCCTCACTATTATGCAGAGAACGTCTCGATGGACCACCTCTGCCGTCTCCATGGCTGGTCACTGCGATCCGAACCCCGTCGTGTCTTTGATGCGATCATCTTCAGCAATGAGCTAGACATGCTTGAGGTCAGGTGGCGGGAGCTCCATCCCTATGTCTCAAAATTTGTAATCCTGGAGTCCAACACCACTTTCACAGGCATCCCCAAGCCCCTCTTCTTTGCTTCAAATAGAGCGCGGTTTGCCTTTGCTGAGGACAAGATTGCCCATGGTGTGTTTTCAGGCCGAGCTGCAGATCGTGGATCACATAAAGATCCATTTGTACTTGAGTCAGAGCAACGTGGTGCCATGAATGGACTACTTCACCGGACAGGGATTTCCAATGGTGACCTCCTTATAATGTCAGATACGGATGAGATTCCAAGCCCACATACCATAAAACTACTTCAATGGTGTGATGAGGTGCCACCCGTATTGCATCTCGAACTGAGGCACTATATGTACTCATTTGAATTCCCGGTGGACTACAGCAGCTGGAGAGCCTCGGCCCACATTTATGGCCCATGGACTCAGTATCGGCATTCACGCCTAACTAATATTATACTTTCAGATGCCGGATGGCACTGTAGCTTTTGCTTTCGGTACATTAGGGAGTTTGTTTTTAAGATGACTGCTTACAGCCATGCAGACCGAGTTAAACGGAGCGATTTTCTAAAACATTCAAGGATTCAGAAGCTCATTTGTCAAGGGGATGATCTTTTTGATATGCTTCCTGAAGAGTACAGCTTCAGTGAATTGATCAAGAAAATGGGGTCAATTCCCCGTTCGGCTTCGGCAGTTAATCTTCCCGCTTACTTGATAGAGAATGCAGTTAAGTACAGATTCCTTCTCCCTGGGGGTTGCATACGGCCATCAGAATGA